The genomic region TGCGCCAGACGGTCGTCGATGGCTGGGCCAGCACGCCGTCCAGCCCTGACAACGACTTCCGGGGCGGCGTCGCAGCCTCGCTGATCGGCTCGACGGGTGGCCTGGCCGGCCACGAGGCGAACGCGAAGTTCCCCATCGGCACGGCGTTCCTGCCGAAGGGGCCAGTCGGGTTTGGCTGCCCGACGGGCGGCGCGGGCCTCGGCATCCTGGCGGCCTCCCCGAAGGAGAAGCAGGAAGCGGCCTTCAAGTTCGCCCAGTTCGCCACCTCGCCCGAGCAGACGGCGATCTGGGCGCAGGCGACGGGCTACATGCCGGTCCGCAAGTCGGCCATCGAGGGCGCGGCGATGAAGGAGTTCTACTCCAAGAAGCCGAACTTCGAGACGGCCGGCAAGCAGCTGGCGCTGGTCCGCCCGCAGGACGTGGCGCGCGTCTTCGTGCCCAACGGCCAGCAGATCCTGGTGAAGGGTCTGGACCGGATCACCATCAACAAGGAGCCGGCCGAGACGGTGATGAAGGACATCGCGGCGAGCCTCCAGAAGGAAGCGGACGCGGTCGTGCGGCAGGTCAAGGCCATCGAAGGCTGACGGCGAGTTATCGGACTTCAGTTCTCAGACAGGAGGCCCCGGAGCACGCTCCGGGGCCGCTTGTGTGTGACCATCTGACGAGCCTAGCGGCCGGCTGCCTGCTTCACGTCGTCGTCGTCGGACACCTCGATGCCGTGCGACGTCGCGGCCTTCAGGATGGCCTGCGCCGCGTGCTTCTTCGCCTGGGCGTTCTCGAAGTGGGTCTGCCCGAAGCGCTGTAAGGCGTTCCTGACGTGCGACTCGTCGTGAATCGGCAGATGCCGCTCACCGCCCGTGTCGACGTACGCGAACTGCGAGTCCTTGAGCTTGTCCCGCTGCGCCATGCTGAGCTCTGCCATGCAGGCCTCCTTCAGCGTGCTGCCACCAGCAGGCGCAAGCGCCGTGCCCGCGCGAGCACATCAGCACACTGGACATGACGGATTCATCAGCCCGACCACGGCGAGGAACACGCCCCACTCGTCATCCCGACCGCGGCGAGGAACGAGCGGAGTGGATCTTTCTCGAACAGACCGTATCGAGTGCCGGGGAAGATCCCTCGACTTCGTTCGCAGGCTCACGCCGCTCGGGATGACGGGATGGGAAATCGCAAGGCTTGCCCTGCGCTCGCCGAATGGATCACTCCGCTCGGGATGACGGGGAACGGCAGCCCGGAACCCGCTCGGGATGCCCCGTCGACATCGGCGTGGTCGCGCGCTCGCTCGCGCGGCGGGCGTGCAGCGGGCGCGGCCGCGGCATCCCCCTCAGGCCTGTGCGCGGCTGTTCAGCAGCGCCAGCACCCCGTAGGCTGCCTCGAACGACGGGATGCTGAGGCCGTGCTTCGCGCCGCGACGCACGACCTCGCCCTGCACCGCCTCGACCTCCATCGGGACGCCGCGCTCCAGGTCCGCCGCCATCGAGGTGCGGTGCGCCGGGCCGAGCCGGTCCGGCTGCCCGAGCATCTGGGTCACCGTCGCGTCGTCGATGTCCAGCCCCTCGGCCCGCCCGACAGCCGCCGCCTCCGTGACCAGGCTGGCGTACAGGCCGCGCGTGCCAGGATGCTCTCGCCAGTCCGCCGTCCCGACGCGCGTCAGGCAGCCGACGGACGCCAGGGACGCCATCGCCAGCACCTTGATCCAGAGCGTCCGCTGGATATCCTCCACCAGTCGGACCGTCAGGCCGGTCGGCTGGAGGACGGCCACGGCAGCTTCGGCGGCCGGCCGCGAGGCCGGGTCCAGCGCGCCTAGCTCCAGCACCTCGGACTCGACGGGCAGCACATGATCGATCTTGCCAGGGGCGACGCGCGTACCGCCGCCCGTCAACGCCGCACCGAGCACCGCCCGTGCCCCGTACGCTTCGGCTAGCTGCTCGACGTTCCCGACGCCGTTCTGGAGCGTCAGGATGCGCGTCTCGGGGCCGACCAGCGGACGCATCGAGGGGATCGCCTCGGCGTTGTGGTAGGTCTTGACGCAGTAGAGCACGAGGTCAACCTCGCCGACCGAGGCCGGGTCGCTGGTGGCCGGCAGCTTCGCACGCAGCTCACCGCGCGCGCGGCTGGTGATGTGCACGCCGTCACGGGCGAGCGCCTTGACGTGCTCGCCACGGTCGATCAGCGTGATCTGGTGGTTCTGACCGGCGAGCAGGACGCCGAGGTACGCGCCGACGCCCCCCGCGCCAACGATGGCGATACGCATGGAACCTCCCGGAACAGGCGAGCGCGCAGCGAGCCTGCAGAAGCGTTCCAAGGAGTATGGCGGTCGGCAGGCCTGCCGTGCAGGCGGACACGACACCGCGCGCGTCAGCCGTGGCTCGGTTCGCGCCTCAGCCGTGGGTCCGCAGCGCGTACAGCTCGTCGGCCAGCTCGTCCATCACGGCGATCACCTCGGGGTCGAACTGCGTCCCGCTGTTCTTGTGCAGCTCGGCCATCGCCTCGTCGAGCGAGAGCGCCTGGCGGTAGTGGCGGTCGGCGGTCATCGCGTCGAAGGCGTCGGCGGCCGAGAAGATGCGCGCCCCGAGCGGGATCGCCGCGCCGCGCAGCCCGTGCGGGTAGCCCTGGCCGTCGAACCGCTCGTGATGGTGCAGCACGATGGGCAGGGAGTTGGTCAGAAACCCGATCCCGTACAGGATCTCGTGGCCGAGGCACGGATGCTCGCGCATGATGGCCCACTCCTCGTCGGTGAGGGGGCCGTTCTTGCGAAGGATCGCGTCGGGGACGGCGATCTTGCCGACGTCGTGGAGGAGCGCGCCGTACTCCAGCACCTGGAGATCCTGCGGCTTCGGCCCGATGATCCGCTGGCCCAGGAGGCGGCTGTACTCGGCCACACGGACACAGTGACCGCCGGTCATGCCGTCGCGCCGGTCGACGGCCCGCCCGAGCGCTTCGAGGGTCTGGCGATAGGTGGCGCGGAGCAGGCTGTTGAGCGCGCCAAGGTCGGTCGCGTAGGCGAGCAGCTGCTCGTGGGAGCGCTCCAGCTCCTCGACCTTTCGGGCCAGCTCGGCCTCGGCGGCGTTGCGCTGGGCATACAACTGCTGCAGCTCGTCGGCGTACGCCTGGGCCTGGGCGTAGACGCGCTCCAGCTCGTTAGGATGCTGCCGGCGCTCCTGCGCGAGAGCACCATCCTGGAGAACGTCCTCAGTCATCGCGGCCCTCATCGTAGCGCTCCTGAGTTTTGCAAACAACCTCGCCGGCATCCTGCCCGCGCGTACGGTGCGGTTGCTGCGCTGTCAGAGACCGACCCGTGCACGGTTGTCATCCCTGCCGCGTATGAGCAACGTAAGCGCGCGCCAACGCGGGACGGGTCCGGGCGTCATCTTCCGCACATCGCGGAGAAAACGGGCGGGCAGGGTACGCCCGCCGCGGAGATCGCCCTTGCAGCGCGGAGGCTTGTCCCCCCCCCCACGCGCTGCAACGCGTCCGTCAACCTGAGCGAGGCGTCTAGAACGCTACGCTGACGCCATCCCGGCGCGGGTCCGCGCCGCCGGTCAGCACGCCGGAGTCTGGGTCGATGGCGACGCCGTGGCCGCCGCCGACCTTCCAGGTCCAGCCTTCCAGCTCGTTGATGTCGTGGCCGCGAGATCGCAGCCCGGCCAGCGTGTCCGCCGAGATCCGCGATTCGGCATCCACCAGGGTGCGCTCGAAGGCCCGCACGCGCGGCGCCTCAATGCTGGCCTGGATGTTCATCCCGAAGTCCAGCTTGTTGATCAGCATCTGGAGCGTCGTCTGCAGGATGCCGTAGGAGCCGGGCGTCCCGATTCCCAGGATGGGCCGCCCGTTCTCCGAGACGATGCATGGAGACATCGCGCTCTCACGCGGCTTGCCGGGCGCCATGTAGTTCGGGCTGGCCGGGTCCAGGTCCGTCCAGTAGAGGAAGTTGTTGAGCACCAGCCCGGTGTCGCCGGCCACGAAGCCGCTCCCGAAGGCGGCCCCGAGACTCTGGGTAATCGCCACAATGTTGCCCCAGCGGTCGGCGACCTCGAAGTGGGTGGTGTGATCGCGGGCGTAGCGGGCAGGGTCGCCCGGCGCGACCTCACCCTGCTTGACGGGCAGGTAGCGCTCGCCCTCGCTGGGCTGGGCCTGCTCGCGGTCGATCAACGCGCGGCGCGCGGCGCTGTACTCGGGCGAGATCAACGCCTGGATGACCGGGTTCGGCTCGCGGCTCCAGCGGGTGCGGTCGGCGCTGGCGAGTTTGATCGTCTCCAGCAGGAGATGCAGGTACTCCGTGGAGTTGTGACCGATCTCCGGCAGGTCGAACGCCTCCAGAATCTTGAGGCACTCCAGGTACTGCAGCCCGAGCGACGGTGGCGGCAACGTCTGGATCGTCCGGCCCCGGTAGGTGATCGAGAGCGGCTCCACCCACTTGGGCGCGAAGGCGGCGAAGTCGGCCTCGGTCAGCCAGCCACCGGCCGCCTGGGTGGCCGTCGCGATCCGCTTCGCCAGCGCGCCCCGGTAGAACGTCTCCGCGCCGCCCTCGACCACCTCGCGGTAGGTTCGCGCCAGGTTCGGGCGCGGGACCACCTCGCCGTTGACGGGCGGGCGGCCCTGCGGCAGATACTCCCCGCGTGACGACTCGAACCGGCCCAGCGCCTTCTCGCACTCGGACAGTTGCTTCGCGGCGAACGGGGTGATCGGCCAGCCGCCCTCGGCCAACCCGATGGCCGGCTTGAAGACGGCGGCGCGGTCCATCGTGCCGAAGCGCTCCAGCGCCGCCAGCCACCCGCCGAGCGTCCCCGGGACCGTCGAGGAGCGGACGTCGCGGCTGATCGCCTCGATGCTGCTGAAGACGGTCGGATCGGACGCGGCCGGCGGCAGCCCGATGTAGTCGAGCCCGTAGACCTGGCCGGTCGTGCCCTCGTGGAACAGCATGAAGCCGCCGCCACCGCCCAGGCCGGACATGAACGGCTCGACGACCCCGAGCGCCGCCCCGACGGCCACGGCGGCGTCGATGGCGTTGCCGCCCTCCATCAGGATGCGGAGGCCGGCCGTGGCGGCCAGCCCGTGCGCCGTGCTGACGACGCCGTTCATCCCCACCGACGGCGGACGATACGCGCCGTTCTGCGGTCCGCCGAGCGCCTCCGCTGCCGTGCTGCGCTGTGCCGATACGACCATCCTGCCTGCTCCTCGTGCCGGTCTTCGTGCTGCGCACACGGTAAGCACGCAGCGGCATCCACGGCAAGCCGTCTGCTACAGTCTGGAGCTGTCAGATCTGACTCCCGACCCCCCGTGATGCTGGGGGATCGGGTTCTTTGGCGTGCTCTGCGAGCGCGAGGGCGTACTCTCCGAGCATCCTGGCGTGCCCTGGCCCCGTTTTTCGGCGCAGGGCTGTTTTCGCGTCCCCGCAAATCGACGCAGTCCAGGTCCACGACGACGGTGCTGAGCAAGACCGGCCACGTGACAAGCAGACCGGCCTCCGGCCGGCGGAAGGAGCACACGTGCGGCTCTACTGGGAGTTGGCGCGCTGCGGCTATCGGCGAACGGCGATCTACCGCACGGCGGCGATCTCGGGTGCGATCACCAACACGTTCTTCGGGTTCCTGCGGGCCTACATGTTCATCGCGCTGTACGAGGCGCGCGGGGAGGTTGGCGGCTACACCCTGGCAGACACCCTCGCGTTCACCTTCATCACCCAGGGGATGGCCGCGCTGATCGGGCTGTGGGGCTGGTGGCCCATCGCGGAGTCGGTCCAGGACGGGAGCGTCGCCAGCGATCTCTCACGCCCCTACGACTATCAATTTGCCTGGATGGCCCAGGACTACGGCCGGGCGCTCTACCAGTTCGTGGCGCGGTCGGCGCCGCCGTTCGTGGTCGGCATGGTCGCGTTCGGGATCACGCTGCCGGGCGATCCGCTGATCTGGCTGGCGCTGGTCCCGACGGTCATCCTCTCGGTCGGGGTCTCGTATGGCTGGCGCTTCTGCCTGAATCTCTCGACGTTCTGGTGGACGGACCATCGGGGGACGGCTGGCATCGCGATGATGATCGGGATGCTGTTCTCGGGCTTCCTGGTGCCCATCGCAATGTGGCCGGATGGCTTGCGGGAGATCGGCTACCTCTCGCCGTTCGCGGCGATGGTGGCCATCCCCATCGACGTGTTCCTGGGCAAGCTGTCCGGGACGGACGTGCTGGCGGCGCTGGCGCTGCAAGCATTTTGGCTGGTGGCGCTGCTGGCACTCGGGCGGCTGGTGCTGTCGGCGGCGCTGCACAAGCTCGTGGTGCAGGGGGGCTGAGGGATGCGCGCCAACCTCGACCTTTACCTCGCGTTGGTCCGCGCCCAGGTCAATGCTCAGCTCCAGTACCGCACCTCGTTCCTGCTGATGGCCGCCAGCCAATTCGTCGTGACCTTCACCGACTTCCTGATGGTGCTGCTGCTCTTCACGCAGTTCCCGAGCATCGCCGGCTGGACGCTCCCCGAGGTGGCGTTTCTGTACGGGCTGGGCGGGATCGCCTTCGGGGTGTCCGACCTGGTGTGCGGCGGCTTCGACGGCCTCAGCAAGATGATCCGCCTCGGCACGTTCGACCGTGTGCTGACCCGCCCGGTCGGGACGTTCGCACAGGTGCTGGCGAGCGACGTGCAGATCCGCCGCCTCGGGCGGATCGCTCAGGGCGTGACGGTGTTCGCGCTGGCCGTGAGCTGGCTCGACGTGACCTGGAGCCTCGACAAGCTGGCCGTGCTGGCCCTCTCGCTGGCCGGCGGCGCGGTCATCTTTACATCGATCTGGGTCATCGGCGCGGCCATCACCTTCTGGACCGTCCAGACCTCCGAGGTGACCAACGTCTTCACCTACGGCGGCGAGGCGCTCGTGTCGTACCCGATGCCGATCTACGCCGAGGGCATCCGCTGGTTCTTCACCTACGTCGTGCCGCTGATCTTCGTGAGCTACCTGCCAGCACTCTACATTCTCGAACGCCCGGACCCGCTGGGCCTGCCGCCGTTCCTCCAGCTCTGCTCGCCGGTCGTCGCCGTGCTCTTCCTGCTGGTGGCGCGCCTGTGCTGGGCGTTCGGCGTGCGCCACTACCAGGGCACAGGATCGTGAGCGATGGGTTTCGGGTTCTGGGTCTTCGGTTTCACGGCGCGCGGATGCTTGCATTCGCCCCGGGAAGGGACATCGCATGATCGAGGCTGATGATCTTCGCAAGACGTTCCGGGTCCACCGGCGGCGGCAGGACGGCCTGCTGCGGATGATCCGCCGCGAAGCTGTGGACGTGGCCGCCGTGGCCGGCGTCTCGTTCACCGTGGCGCCCGGGGAGATGGTCGGGTACGTCGGGCCGAACGGCGCCGGCAAGTCCACCACCATCAAGATGCTGACCGGCATTCTTCAGCCCAGCGGCGGGCATGTCCGCGTGGCCGGCCTCGATCCGGCCAGCCAGCGGCTGGAGGTCGCGAAGCGCATCGGCGTGGTGTTCGGGCAGCGCTCGCAGCTCTGGTGGGATCTGCCGCTGGTCGAGTCGTTCGAGCTGCTGCGCCACATCTACCGGGTGCCAGCCGAGGCGTACCGCCAGCGGCTCGGCTACCTGGCCGAGCTGCTGGAGCTGGGCAGCTTCATGCAGACGCCAGTCCGCCAGCTCTCGCTGGGCCAGCGGATGCGCGGCGACCTCACGGCGGCCCTGCTGCACGCCCCGCCCGTCCTCTTCCTGGACGAGCCGTCCATCGGGCTGGACGTGGTGGCGAAGGCGCGTATCCGCGAGCTGCTGGCGCAGATCAACCGCGACCAGGGTGTGACGATGCTGCTGACCACCCACGACATGGCCGACATCGAGCGGCTGTGCAGCCGCATGCTGATCATCGATCGCGGGCGGGTGATCTACGACGGCAGCCTGGACACGATCCGCGCGCAGTACGGCGACGAGCGGACCGTGGTGGTCGATCTGGAGGAAGCCGCCCCGCCCCTGACCATCCCCGGGGCCACGGTCAGCCGCACGGACGGACCGCGCCAGTGGCTCCGCTTCCGCCGCAGCGAGACGACGGCCGCCCAGATCATCGCGGAGGTGGCGGCTGCCGCCCGGCTCCGCGACCTGACCATTGAGGAGCCGGCCATCGAGGACATCGTGCGCGAGGTCTACGAGCACGGCATCGGCGCTTCAGCCTGACGGCCCTGCGTGATACCCCCCGAGCGATGTACCTGAGCGACTGGAGGAGGCGAGATGACCACCCCCACGCCGGACCACCGTCGCCTGTTCGGCGGCGATCCCGCTGGCTACGATCGCGCCCGGCCAGACTATCCGTCCCGCGTCTACGAGATCCTGACCGCACGGTGTGGCCTCCGGCCCGGCGCAGCGACGTTGGAGATCGGCCCCGGCAGCGGCCTTGCCACGCGCCGGCTGCTCGCGCTCGGCGCTGACCCGCTTGTCGCTGTCGAGCCGGACGAACGGCTGGCTGGGTACCTGTCCGAGCAGCTTCGGTCGGAGGGGCGCTCGATCGTGTTGCACGTCGCGGCGTTCGAGGAGGCCGCGCTTGACGAGTCGTCGTTCGACCTCATCGTGTCGGCGACGGCGTTCCACTGGCTCAACCAGCCGGTCGCGTTGGCGAAGGCCGGCCGCCTGCTGAGGTCCGGCGGCTGGCTGGCGAACTGGTGGAACGTGTTCGGCGATTCGTTCGGCGTGGACGCGTTCCACGAGGCGACGAAGCACGTCATGGAGCCGCTCGGCCGGCCGGCTGCCAATGCAGACGGACGGCTGCCGTTTCCGCTCGACGCCGAGGCCCGGCTGGCCGACCTGCGGGCGGCCGGCCTGTTCGACGAGATCGACCACGAGATCATGCCGTGGCC from Chloroflexota bacterium harbors:
- the ggt gene encoding gamma-glutamyltransferase; the encoded protein is MVVSAQRSTAAEALGGPQNGAYRPPSVGMNGVVSTAHGLAATAGLRILMEGGNAIDAAVAVGAALGVVEPFMSGLGGGGGFMLFHEGTTGQVYGLDYIGLPPAASDPTVFSSIEAISRDVRSSTVPGTLGGWLAALERFGTMDRAAVFKPAIGLAEGGWPITPFAAKQLSECEKALGRFESSRGEYLPQGRPPVNGEVVPRPNLARTYREVVEGGAETFYRGALAKRIATATQAAGGWLTEADFAAFAPKWVEPLSITYRGRTIQTLPPPSLGLQYLECLKILEAFDLPEIGHNSTEYLHLLLETIKLASADRTRWSREPNPVIQALISPEYSAARRALIDREQAQPSEGERYLPVKQGEVAPGDPARYARDHTTHFEVADRWGNIVAITQSLGAAFGSGFVAGDTGLVLNNFLYWTDLDPASPNYMAPGKPRESAMSPCIVSENGRPILGIGTPGSYGILQTTLQMLINKLDFGMNIQASIEAPRVRAFERTLVDAESRISADTLAGLRSRGHDINELEGWTWKVGGGHGVAIDPDSGVLTGGADPRRDGVSVAF
- a CDS encoding ABC-2 family transporter protein gives rise to the protein MRLYWELARCGYRRTAIYRTAAISGAITNTFFGFLRAYMFIALYEARGEVGGYTLADTLAFTFITQGMAALIGLWGWWPIAESVQDGSVASDLSRPYDYQFAWMAQDYGRALYQFVARSAPPFVVGMVAFGITLPGDPLIWLALVPTVILSVGVSYGWRFCLNLSTFWWTDHRGTAGIAMMIGMLFSGFLVPIAMWPDGLREIGYLSPFAAMVAIPIDVFLGKLSGTDVLAALALQAFWLVALLALGRLVLSAALHKLVVQGG
- a CDS encoding HD-GYP domain-containing protein encodes the protein MTEDVLQDGALAQERRQHPNELERVYAQAQAYADELQQLYAQRNAAEAELARKVEELERSHEQLLAYATDLGALNSLLRATYRQTLEALGRAVDRRDGMTGGHCVRVAEYSRLLGQRIIGPKPQDLQVLEYGALLHDVGKIAVPDAILRKNGPLTDEEWAIMREHPCLGHEILYGIGFLTNSLPIVLHHHERFDGQGYPHGLRGAAIPLGARIFSAADAFDAMTADRHYRQALSLDEAMAELHKNSGTQFDPEVIAVMDELADELYALRTHG
- a CDS encoding ATP-binding cassette domain-containing protein, translating into MIEADDLRKTFRVHRRRQDGLLRMIRREAVDVAAVAGVSFTVAPGEMVGYVGPNGAGKSTTIKMLTGILQPSGGHVRVAGLDPASQRLEVAKRIGVVFGQRSQLWWDLPLVESFELLRHIYRVPAEAYRQRLGYLAELLELGSFMQTPVRQLSLGQRMRGDLTAALLHAPPVLFLDEPSIGLDVVAKARIRELLAQINRDQGVTMLLTTHDMADIERLCSRMLIIDRGRVIYDGSLDTIRAQYGDERTVVVDLEEAAPPLTIPGATVSRTDGPRQWLRFRRSETTAAQIIAEVAAAARLRDLTIEEPAIEDIVREVYEHGIGASA
- a CDS encoding class I SAM-dependent methyltransferase, giving the protein MTTPTPDHRRLFGGDPAGYDRARPDYPSRVYEILTARCGLRPGAATLEIGPGSGLATRRLLALGADPLVAVEPDERLAGYLSEQLRSEGRSIVLHVAAFEEAALDESSFDLIVSATAFHWLNQPVALAKAGRLLRSGGWLANWWNVFGDSFGVDAFHEATKHVMEPLGRPAANADGRLPFPLDAEARLADLRAAGLFDEIDHEIMPWPARFTPSQIRALYSTFPNVSGLPEPRRSEVLAALGAIAEREFGGLVERTFYTSIYTARRV
- a CDS encoding ABC-2 family transporter protein; protein product: MRANLDLYLALVRAQVNAQLQYRTSFLLMAASQFVVTFTDFLMVLLLFTQFPSIAGWTLPEVAFLYGLGGIAFGVSDLVCGGFDGLSKMIRLGTFDRVLTRPVGTFAQVLASDVQIRRLGRIAQGVTVFALAVSWLDVTWSLDKLAVLALSLAGGAVIFTSIWVIGAAITFWTVQTSEVTNVFTYGGEALVSYPMPIYAEGIRWFFTYVVPLIFVSYLPALYILERPDPLGLPPFLQLCSPVVAVLFLLVARLCWAFGVRHYQGTGS
- a CDS encoding 2-dehydropantoate 2-reductase, coding for MRIAIVGAGGVGAYLGVLLAGQNHQITLIDRGEHVKALARDGVHITSRARGELRAKLPATSDPASVGEVDLVLYCVKTYHNAEAIPSMRPLVGPETRILTLQNGVGNVEQLAEAYGARAVLGAALTGGGTRVAPGKIDHVLPVESEVLELGALDPASRPAAEAAVAVLQPTGLTVRLVEDIQRTLWIKVLAMASLASVGCLTRVGTADWREHPGTRGLYASLVTEAAAVGRAEGLDIDDATVTQMLGQPDRLGPAHRTSMAADLERGVPMEVEAVQGEVVRRGAKHGLSIPSFEAAYGVLALLNSRAQA